In Nitrospirota bacterium, the following are encoded in one genomic region:
- a CDS encoding VOC family protein, translating into MERTTGIDHITLCVENLAAAEYLFTKVLGFEVIWSARDVGTDKSSMDTIVVQRGSAKVALMQGRDKIVKSQITEFIEKYGQGVQHIAIEVDDIEAVCREWETHGVKFSGPIKDGRDGFGPLKQRFTYPLFPGGGVFFELTQRRHGTEQSKTFVRGTVESLYQDIERDQLQGVERTIIDYETLPLPFEGMTFKRAS; encoded by the coding sequence ATGGAGAGGACAACGGGTATTGATCACATCACCCTCTGCGTGGAGAATCTGGCTGCCGCGGAATATCTCTTCACCAAGGTCCTGGGCTTCGAGGTGATCTGGTCGGCGCGGGATGTCGGCACCGACAAGTCCAGCATGGACACGATCGTGGTGCAGCGCGGCAGCGCCAAGGTGGCCCTCATGCAGGGACGGGACAAGATCGTCAAGTCGCAGATCACGGAATTCATCGAGAAGTACGGGCAGGGGGTCCAGCACATTGCCATCGAGGTGGACGACATCGAGGCGGTCTGTCGCGAGTGGGAGACTCACGGGGTGAAGTTCAGCGGGCCGATCAAGGATGGACGGGACGGGTTCGGACCGCTGAAGCAGCGTTTCACCTACCCGCTCTTCCCGGGCGGCGGCGTCTTCTTCGAGCTCACCCAACGCCGGCACGGAACCGAGCAATCCAAGACGTTCGTCCGCGGAACCGTCGAATCCCTCTACCAAGACATCGAGCGGGACCAGTTGCAAGGGGTCGAACGGACGATCATCGACTACGAGACGCTCCCGTTGCCGTTCGAGGGCATGACCTTCAAACGCGCATCGTAA
- a CDS encoding thiamine pyrophosphate-dependent dehydrogenase E1 component subunit alpha → MGVEIEEVARTIKRPDLVQMYYYLRLTRTLEDRITALYRQGRIVGGVYTSNGMEAVAVGYASALEPDDIIAPYHRDMGAFLVRGITPGEVVAQYLGKRTGPTKGKDGNVHIGDLKRGIIGFVSHLADNYPVATGAALSFRLRGEPRVVVTNTGDGGTSRGDFHEAMNFASVRKLPVVFFCNNNQYAYSTPLNLQMAIPNVVDRAKAYAIPGEIVDGNDVAAVHLAAKRAVQRARSGEGPTFIECKTMRMHGHSEHDSAKYVPRELLEEWKKRDPILKAEQWLTRLGYGDETLFREVEERVKKEVEAGVEFAEQSPLPEGPEVLDGVFAD, encoded by the coding sequence ATGGGCGTCGAGATCGAGGAAGTGGCGCGGACGATCAAGCGGCCGGACCTCGTGCAGATGTACTACTACCTCCGTTTGACACGCACGCTGGAGGACCGCATCACCGCCCTGTACCGTCAGGGCCGCATCGTCGGAGGGGTCTACACGAGCAACGGGATGGAGGCCGTCGCCGTCGGCTACGCCTCGGCCCTGGAACCGGACGACATCATCGCCCCCTATCACCGGGACATGGGGGCCTTCCTGGTCCGGGGCATCACGCCCGGCGAGGTCGTGGCCCAGTACCTGGGCAAGCGCACCGGCCCGACCAAGGGCAAGGACGGCAACGTCCACATCGGGGACTTGAAGCGCGGCATCATCGGCTTCGTGAGCCACCTGGCCGACAACTATCCGGTGGCCACCGGCGCGGCCCTCTCCTTCAGACTGCGCGGCGAGCCCCGCGTGGTGGTCACCAACACGGGCGACGGCGGGACCAGCCGGGGGGACTTCCACGAAGCGATGAACTTCGCTTCGGTTCGAAAGCTGCCGGTCGTTTTCTTCTGCAACAACAACCAGTACGCCTACTCCACTCCCCTCAATCTTCAAATGGCGATCCCGAACGTGGTGGACCGGGCTAAGGCCTATGCCATTCCCGGGGAGATCGTGGACGGCAACGACGTGGCCGCCGTCCACCTGGCTGCGAAGCGGGCCGTGCAACGCGCCCGCTCCGGCGAGGGGCCGACGTTCATCGAATGCAAGACCATGCGGATGCACGGCCACTCGGAACACGACTCGGCCAAGTACGTCCCCCGGGAGCTGCTGGAGGAATGGAAAAAAAGGGATCCGATCCTGAAGGCGGAGCAGTGGCTCACCCGGCTCGGCTACGGGGACGAGACCCTGTTCCGCGAAGTCGAGGAGCGGGTCAAGAAGGAAGTGGAAGCGGGGGTAGAGTTCGCGGAACAGAGTCCCCTGCCGGAAGGCCCGGAAGTGCTCGACGGGGTCTTCGCGGATTGA
- a CDS encoding fumarylacetoacetate hydrolase family protein encodes MKLVSFQVQTPVGRFTRVGALAGEDGQTIVDLNMAQVRWLADQQEAQAYRLADAMVPASMLELLEGGPSAMAAARQAFDHAVRLGGAAQGPQGETIRYGAKSVRLLAPLPNPPSLRDFIAFEDHVAATSKKRAQTIPPEWYKAPAYYKGNHRSIIGPDEDLPWPLETAKLDYELELACVIGRRGRDVSERDAPAYIAGYTIMNDFSARDIQFQEMACRMGPAKGKDFATAIGPCLITPDEIPDLNGLTMIARVNGVTWSKGRFGTIHWSFPQMIAHVSRGETVYPGDLFGSGTVGGGCGLELDRYLNPGDVVELEIQPIGVLRTRVVK; translated from the coding sequence ATGAAGCTAGTCAGCTTTCAGGTGCAGACGCCGGTCGGCCGGTTCACGCGGGTCGGAGCCCTGGCCGGCGAGGACGGGCAGACGATCGTTGACCTCAACATGGCCCAGGTCCGGTGGCTGGCCGACCAGCAGGAGGCCCAAGCCTACCGGCTGGCTGACGCGATGGTGCCGGCTTCCATGCTCGAGCTGCTGGAGGGCGGGCCTTCCGCGATGGCGGCGGCGCGGCAGGCCTTCGACCACGCCGTCCGGCTGGGCGGCGCCGCGCAGGGCCCTCAAGGAGAAACGATCCGGTACGGGGCCAAGAGCGTCCGCCTCCTGGCCCCGCTGCCGAACCCGCCCTCGCTGCGCGACTTCATCGCCTTCGAGGACCACGTCGCCGCCACCTCCAAGAAGCGCGCGCAGACGATCCCGCCCGAATGGTACAAGGCCCCCGCCTATTACAAGGGCAACCACCGGTCCATCATCGGGCCGGACGAAGACCTGCCCTGGCCGCTGGAGACCGCCAAGCTGGACTACGAACTGGAACTGGCCTGCGTCATCGGCCGCCGGGGACGGGACGTGTCGGAGCGGGACGCGCCGGCCTACATCGCCGGCTACACGATCATGAACGACTTCAGCGCCAGGGACATCCAGTTTCAGGAGATGGCCTGCCGCATGGGACCAGCCAAGGGCAAGGATTTCGCCACGGCGATCGGCCCCTGTCTGATCACGCCGGACGAGATCCCGGACCTCAACGGCCTGACCATGATCGCCCGGGTCAACGGCGTGACCTGGTCCAAGGGGCGGTTCGGCACGATTCATTGGTCTTTCCCGCAGATGATCGCGCACGTGTCGCGCGGCGAAACCGTGTATCCGGGCGACCTCTTCGGCTCCGGCACGGTGGGGGGTGGGTGCGGACTCGAACTGGACCGCTACCTGAACCCCGGCGACGTGGTGGAGCTGGAGATCCAGCCCATCGGGGTCCTGCGGACCAGGGTGGTAAAATAG
- a CDS encoding homogentisate 1,2-dioxygenase codes for MYLIKKGHAPNQAHVGIPEGLCEEEHGRRGFTGPASHLYRLHPPTGWVRIEGPLRPRAFACAALPAPDQRTVDARPVEILRSQDARVFISRRSATMPYFLRNGDGDEVYFVHEGQGRFETDYGTLAYEPGDYVVIPKGTTYRVHAGTNQSLFVIVETPEPVALPDRGMLGRHALFDPGVLTAPELSPVADAPREPREWEVRIKRDGDHTKVVYPFYPMDVVGWKGDLWAAKLNVRDFRPVMSPRYHLPPSVHATFQAGGLLLSTFAPRPLESDPDALRVPFYHRNMDYDEVLFYHKGSFFSRAGIQPGMLTLHPQGIHHGPQPQAVEASKSKTSTDEVAVMIESRHPFTVLPELESVEVKEYAESWNQNRSGR; via the coding sequence ATGTACCTCATTAAGAAAGGCCATGCGCCCAATCAGGCCCACGTCGGGATTCCCGAGGGCCTGTGTGAAGAAGAACACGGCCGCCGTGGGTTCACCGGCCCGGCGTCGCACCTGTACCGGCTCCATCCTCCTACCGGCTGGGTGCGCATCGAGGGCCCCCTTCGGCCCCGGGCGTTCGCCTGCGCGGCCCTCCCCGCCCCTGATCAACGAACGGTTGACGCAAGGCCCGTGGAGATCCTGCGGAGCCAGGATGCGCGCGTGTTCATCTCCCGCCGCTCGGCGACCATGCCCTATTTCCTCCGCAACGGGGACGGGGACGAAGTCTATTTCGTCCACGAGGGCCAGGGCCGGTTCGAGACGGACTACGGCACGCTGGCTTACGAGCCCGGCGACTATGTCGTGATCCCCAAGGGCACGACCTATCGCGTGCACGCCGGCACGAACCAATCCCTGTTCGTGATCGTGGAGACGCCGGAGCCGGTGGCACTACCCGACCGAGGCATGCTGGGCCGGCACGCCCTGTTCGACCCGGGCGTGCTCACGGCCCCGGAGCTGTCCCCCGTCGCAGACGCTCCACGCGAGCCGCGCGAATGGGAAGTTCGGATCAAACGGGACGGAGACCACACGAAGGTCGTCTACCCGTTCTACCCGATGGACGTTGTGGGCTGGAAAGGCGATCTCTGGGCGGCCAAGCTGAACGTGCGGGACTTCCGGCCCGTCATGAGCCCGCGCTATCACCTCCCGCCCAGCGTTCACGCGACCTTCCAGGCCGGCGGGCTGCTCCTCTCCACCTTCGCGCCCAGGCCCCTGGAGAGCGATCCGGATGCGCTGCGGGTGCCGTTCTACCACCGGAACATGGACTACGACGAGGTGCTCTTCTACCACAAGGGGAGCTTTTTCAGCCGGGCGGGCATCCAGCCCGGCATGCTCACCCTGCACCCCCAGGGCATCCACCACGGGCCGCAGCCCCAGGCGGTCGAGGCGAGCAAGAGCAAAACCAGCACGGACGAGGTGGCGGTCATGATCGAGTCGCGGCACCCCTTCACCGTGCTCCCCGAGCTGGAATCGGTCGAGGTGAAGGAATATGCCGAGAGCTGGAACCAGAACAGGAGCGGACGATGA
- a CDS encoding alpha-ketoacid dehydrogenase subunit beta, whose protein sequence is MTTTAQAQREVTYLEAIREALDEEMARDERVFLLGEDIGPYGGAFRITEGFQDKYGDWRVLDTPLSESGIVGAAIGAAMMGMRPVVEMQFADFISCAFDQITEVGAKNHYRWGAAVPMVIRAPFGGGVHGGPFHSECPEGWFFHSPGLKLVAPSTPYDAKGLLKAAIRDNNPVIYFEHKFLYRRIKAVLPTEDYVVPIGTADVKRPGRDISVITYGAMVHVALEAAESLTQEGLDLEVVDLRSLIPLDKQTIFESVKKTSKAIVLHEDNKTGGVGAEVAALLAEECFDCLDGPILRIAAPDTPVPFSTPLEEFFLPKAGDVVAAARKLAAY, encoded by the coding sequence ATGACCACGACAGCTCAGGCCCAGCGTGAAGTCACGTACCTGGAGGCGATCCGCGAGGCGCTGGACGAGGAGATGGCCCGGGACGAGCGGGTCTTTCTCCTGGGAGAGGACATCGGCCCCTACGGCGGAGCCTTCCGGATCACGGAGGGCTTCCAGGACAAATACGGAGACTGGCGGGTGCTGGACACCCCGCTGTCTGAGTCCGGCATCGTCGGGGCGGCCATCGGGGCCGCCATGATGGGCATGCGGCCGGTCGTGGAGATGCAGTTCGCCGACTTCATCTCCTGCGCCTTCGACCAGATCACGGAGGTGGGCGCCAAGAATCACTACAGGTGGGGAGCCGCGGTGCCGATGGTCATCCGGGCTCCCTTCGGCGGCGGCGTGCACGGAGGCCCGTTCCATTCGGAATGTCCGGAAGGCTGGTTTTTCCACTCGCCGGGGCTCAAGCTCGTCGCCCCCTCGACACCTTACGACGCCAAGGGGCTCCTCAAGGCCGCCATTCGTGACAACAACCCGGTCATCTACTTCGAGCACAAGTTCCTTTATCGCCGGATCAAGGCCGTTCTGCCAACGGAGGACTACGTCGTCCCGATCGGGACGGCCGACGTGAAGCGGCCCGGCCGCGACATCTCGGTCATCACGTACGGCGCCATGGTCCACGTCGCGCTGGAAGCAGCCGAGTCGCTGACGCAGGAGGGGCTCGACCTGGAAGTGGTGGACCTCCGCTCGCTGATCCCGCTCGACAAGCAGACGATCTTCGAGTCGGTCAAGAAGACCAGCAAGGCGATCGTCCTGCACGAGGACAACAAGACCGGCGGGGTCGGCGCCGAGGTCGCCGCGCTGCTGGCGGAAGAGTGCTTCGATTGCCTGGACGGGCCGATCCTGCGGATCGCGGCGCCGGACACGCCGGTGCCGTTCAGCACGCCGCTGGAGGAGTTCTTCCTCCCGAAGGCGGGCGACGTGGTCGCCGCGGCGCGGAAGCTGGCCGCCTACTGA
- a CDS encoding iron-containing redox enzyme family protein, with protein MSFYEEMRGYVLCHGAINNPYLDRFKTGALTDEDLRRFAAEFYNFARFFPRILVSQLVNTEDEAVADELTKVLYSELGDGRIRNRHELLYRDFLRSIGVDVHEAMTRPMLPSTKAYIDGMERLYSDGNHAKALGASFGLENMAITMWDHLIPGLSRLKAERHPLMDMTYFTFHRQLEAQHEKAMEQAVAAVEGADRAAGGMTEQERADFRLGVKAVLDYLEGFWMGLERKRARATEAA; from the coding sequence ATGTCCTTCTATGAGGAAATGCGCGGGTACGTGCTTTGCCACGGAGCCATCAACAATCCGTACCTGGATCGCTTCAAGACCGGGGCGCTCACCGATGAGGACCTCCGGCGGTTTGCGGCGGAGTTCTACAACTTCGCCCGGTTCTTCCCGAGAATCCTGGTTTCGCAGCTCGTCAACACCGAGGACGAGGCGGTGGCCGATGAGTTGACGAAGGTCCTCTATTCGGAACTGGGCGACGGCCGCATCAGGAATCGCCACGAGCTGCTCTATCGGGACTTCCTGCGCTCGATCGGCGTGGACGTCCACGAGGCGATGACCCGCCCCATGCTCCCCTCCACGAAGGCCTACATCGACGGCATGGAGCGGCTCTACAGCGACGGCAACCACGCCAAAGCCCTCGGCGCCTCCTTCGGCCTGGAGAACATGGCGATCACCATGTGGGATCATCTGATTCCGGGCCTCTCCCGTCTCAAGGCGGAACGGCACCCGCTCATGGACATGACCTACTTCACCTTTCACCGGCAGCTCGAGGCCCAGCACGAAAAGGCTATGGAACAGGCCGTCGCCGCGGTGGAGGGCGCGGACCGCGCCGCCGGCGGGATGACGGAGCAGGAGAGGGCCGACTTCCGCCTGGGCGTCAAAGCGGTCCTGGACTACCTGGAAGGCTTCTGGATGGGGCTGGAGCGGAAGAGAGCCCGCGCGACGGAAGCCGCGTGA